Genomic DNA from Edaphobacter lichenicola:
CTTCTCCACGAGCGAGCAAAGTGCCCCCCAACATCTCACCTACCTGCGCCATCGCAGGAATCCCGGAAGTATCCAGCTCATTCAATTGATCGATATGGCCAAGAATGGCGTTCAAGTCTCTTTGCATCCTTGGCTCTTCCTCCGCCGTCAGCTCCAGGTTCGCCAACTCTGCGACCCGCCGCACATCCTCCAGAGTAACGCCAGCCTGTTCCTTCATCGCTTGTAGTTCCCCTTCTTCTCAAAGTGTATCTCGCTTACAGTCACCCCCGAAATACGCGACAGCTCTGCGGCAAGCTGTCGACGCATACTTAGCAACTGCCGCAACCATGCGCCATCTTCCACCTCTACTCGGACCACGCCATCCTCAAATCCTACGACCTGCCCCCGCTCCGCCATGGCCCTTCCACACGCCACCGGCCACGCTGCCGCCAGCCTATCCTCCTCCCGGAGCGCTTGCAGGCTCCTCCCCAGGGAACCTTTCAGCATGTCCCGCATTCCCTCTAAAGACATCAGCAAGCTCCGATCAAGTTGTCACGGTTGAGATTCTCGGCGGGGAGTTGAAAGGAAGTTTCCGCTAGAGTCGGACATCTGCCAACTTCATGGCTCATTGTTAAATCGGCAATCCGACGAAGAGAGGTTTTATCTAACGGAGCGTCCGCACGAGCTAAGTCAAAAATGCAAACCCGCACAACGACAAAATCAACTCCACGCGTTGGTGGATGAGGGAACAGACGGTTGCAGCCCCGCCGCTCTTCATTTTATGAGAGTCAGGCTAATACGCGCCATCCTGGTTTACTACAGACGCAAACGTCTTCATCAGAATCCAGAGGTCGCTCATCAGCGACCATCGTTCCACGTATTCACAGTCGAGTGCGACACGTCTCTCGTAGCTCAAGGCACTGCGTCCCGATACCTGCCAAAGCCCCGTCAATCCAGGCTTCACCCTGCAGTAGCAATCGAAGCAATCACCGTACTTCTCTACTTCCGCCGCTACAATCGGCCGTGGCCCCACCAAGCTCATCTGCCCAGCAAGCACATTCCAAAGTTGCGGCAACTCATCCAAGCTGTATCGCCGAAGAAAAAGCCCCACAGGAGTAATCCGTGGATCTTTACGAAGTTTGTGGGTCTTGTTCCATTCCGCACGGGCCTTTGGATATCGCGCCAGATGAGTCTCCAGCACTTCAGCCGAGTTGATACACATCGTGCGGAACTTCCACATCGAGAAAAAGGCGCCATTTTTGCGAATCCGCCGATGCGAATAAAAGACTGGCCCAGGCGAACTCAGTTTCACGGAGACGGCCACAACACCGAGTAACAACAGCACAATGGGCATCGAAATCAAAACCAACACAACATCGACGCAGCGTTTGATAACCCGGTATCGGAAAAACTCTGACGGAGTTTCGTCTGCTCGATGCGAAATTTCCAGCGAGCCACCAACCGACTCCGGATACGAATAAGAACCTTCGATAGCCGCTGTCCGCGACTCGGGGGATTGGTATTCAGCCTGCATTCGAATCCTGTATCTGTTCGGCTCGCATGTGCGCATGTTCTGCGTTCATCAGCCGGACCGGTTCCTGTTACACGCCTTGTATCGCGGTACCTTCTCTAGCCCGCTCCTGGAGCCTCAATGAGCCCAGGAAACGGCCGCGCTTCCAAATCACTTCCACCTGCCTGCTCATGCTACCCGCCTATGGACCTTACGATGGCCTCTCTATAAGTCGGGTTGGACCAAGTCGACGACTGGGAAAACAAAGCGCACTGACACAACTTCACCATTCTAACCGACGGTGTTCTGAAAAAGGAGTTTACGCATACTGGGTTCGCCTTTTATTCGTTCCACTTTGGAACAACACATCACGCTGTTTTCATGTACGAGTTAAGGACACTAAACTACTCGAATGCAGGTTCTTGAAACGCCTCTACGTGACGTTAAGCTACTTCAACCCCAACGCTTCGAAGATAGTCGCGGTTGGTTTGCAGAGGTATTCAATCAATCAACCTTCGCCGCTGCCGGGCTATCGGCGAATTTTGTGCAAGACAATCAGTCCTTCTCGGTCAAAGGAGTACTTCGCGGCCTTCACTATCAACTCGGCAGGCCTCAAGCCAAGCTCGTCCGAGTTCTCTCCGGCCATATTTGGGACGTGGCGGTCGATCTTCGGCGCGAATCCCCCGACTTCGGCAGATGGGCCGGATTCCATCTGAAAGCCCAGTCCTCCGCTGACCAACTGCAGCTCCTCTGGATTCCCGAAGGCTTTGCCCACGGCTTTGTTGTCCTCTCGGACACCGCAGAGGTCTTCTACAAGACCACGAACCTCTACCACCGGGCCGGAGAACGCTCCATCCTCTGGAACGATCCCGTCCTTGCCATCGATTGGCCTATCGAGGCGCTTAACGGCGTCCCACCCTCTGTCAGTCCAAAGGATGCTCTTGGGAAGCACTTCCTCGAAGCCGAACTCCCGCCGGTCGAAGCGCCTCATCTGGTCTAAAGCTCTGCACAAGGAGGCCCTGGCGATATCCCTGATCGGCTGATCTCTGAATCTACCCGCTACACAGCTTTGAAGCGAAGCTTGTCTCGACATGTCGACCAGTGGTCTACGCTATCCGCACGCCACCAGCCAACGTTCCACTTCAGCCAATGATTGCACCTTCAGATGTTCTCCACTACAGCCGGCAGTCTCAGTCCCGCCGATCAAAAAAGCCTGCCGCAATCCAGCCGCATTCGCCGCCGCCACATCTGAGCACCGGTCGCCAACCATCACACTCTCGCTTAGCACCACTCCAAACTCAGCGACTCCGCGTCTCAGCATCCCCGTGCCAGGTTTCCGGTCCTCATGCTCACGTTTGTACTCCCCCACGCCGTGCTCGGGATGGAACGGACAATAATAAACGGCATCGAGCTCAACTCCTTCCGCGTGGAGCTTTCCACGCATGAACGTCATCAGGTTGTGAAAATCAGCCTCCGAATAGTAGCCTCGCGCGATGCCTGCCTGATTCGTCACAACAATCAGGCGATATCCAAGTC
This window encodes:
- a CDS encoding DciA family protein; protein product: MSLEGMRDMLKGSLGRSLQALREEDRLAAAWPVACGRAMAERGQVVGFEDGVVRVEVEDGAWLRQLLSMRRQLAAELSRISGVTVSEIHFEKKGNYKR
- a CDS encoding D-glycero-alpha-D-manno-heptose-1,7-bisphosphate 7-phosphatase, with product MKQRALFLDRDGVVNEEVGYLHRAEEVRFVDGIFSLCRTAVGLGYRLIVVTNQAGIARGYYSEADFHNLMTFMRGKLHAEGVELDAVYYCPFHPEHGVGEYKREHEDRKPGTGMLRRGVAEFGVVLSESVMVGDRCSDVAAANAAGLRQAFLIGGTETAGCSGEHLKVQSLAEVERWLVACG
- the rfbC gene encoding dTDP-4-dehydrorhamnose 3,5-epimerase yields the protein MQVLETPLRDVKLLQPQRFEDSRGWFAEVFNQSTFAAAGLSANFVQDNQSFSVKGVLRGLHYQLGRPQAKLVRVLSGHIWDVAVDLRRESPDFGRWAGFHLKAQSSADQLQLLWIPEGFAHGFVVLSDTAEVFYKTTNLYHRAGERSILWNDPVLAIDWPIEALNGVPPSVSPKDALGKHFLEAELPPVEAPHLV
- a CDS encoding sugar transferase, with product MQAEYQSPESRTAAIEGSYSYPESVGGSLEISHRADETPSEFFRYRVIKRCVDVVLVLISMPIVLLLLGVVAVSVKLSSPGPVFYSHRRIRKNGAFFSMWKFRTMCINSAEVLETHLARYPKARAEWNKTHKLRKDPRITPVGLFLRRYSLDELPQLWNVLAGQMSLVGPRPIVAAEVEKYGDCFDCYCRVKPGLTGLWQVSGRSALSYERRVALDCEYVERWSLMSDLWILMKTFASVVNQDGAY
- the gatC gene encoding Asp-tRNA(Asn)/Glu-tRNA(Gln) amidotransferase subunit GatC, encoding MKEQAGVTLEDVRRVAELANLELTAEEEPRMQRDLNAILGHIDQLNELDTSGIPAMAQVGEMLGGTLLARGEALRMDEVRTSLDRAEVMSAAPDTDGRFFKVPKVIER